One region of Acidimicrobiales bacterium genomic DNA includes:
- a CDS encoding class I SAM-dependent methyltransferase, with product MVIAQPDEALRQAVSSTSWYHTLELAPGVTTHGWFDTRRVPPMLSFPETLAGRRCLDIATFDGFWAFEMERRGASEVIAIDVPDPAQWDWPINSPPTVVEEISQRRPGSGFEIAHRTLQSKVRRLELSVYDLDPARVGTFDFVYLGSLLLHLRDPVRALEKVRSVCRGDLMVVDAVDIALSMLSPRRPLAELDGRGRPWWWKPNLAGLKRLVEAANFTTTDGPRLLWMPPGPDQVKVRSPRALLTPAGRQAALSTWKGDPHAVLRAR from the coding sequence GTGGTAATCGCGCAGCCGGACGAGGCGCTTCGCCAGGCCGTCAGCTCCACCTCCTGGTACCACACCCTGGAGCTCGCTCCGGGTGTCACGACCCACGGCTGGTTCGATACGCGTCGGGTTCCGCCGATGCTCTCCTTCCCTGAGACTCTGGCCGGTCGCCGTTGTCTCGACATCGCGACATTCGATGGCTTCTGGGCCTTCGAGATGGAGCGGCGAGGGGCGAGCGAGGTAATCGCCATCGACGTCCCGGACCCCGCCCAATGGGATTGGCCGATCAACAGCCCTCCTACAGTCGTCGAGGAGATCTCTCAACGAAGGCCCGGCTCGGGATTCGAGATCGCGCATCGCACCCTTCAGTCCAAGGTGCGGCGCCTGGAGCTGAGCGTCTACGACCTGGACCCGGCGCGCGTGGGCACATTCGATTTCGTGTATCTCGGCAGCCTCTTGCTACACCTGCGTGATCCGGTACGCGCCCTGGAGAAAGTCCGGAGCGTCTGTCGGGGAGACTTGATGGTGGTCGATGCCGTCGACATCGCCCTCTCGATGCTGTCTCCACGTCGCCCCCTGGCCGAGCTCGATGGTCGTGGTCGGCCTTGGTGGTGGAAGCCCAATCTCGCCGGCCTGAAGCGCCTCGTCGAGGCCGCCAATTTCACGACCACCGATGGACCGCGCCTGCTGTGGATGCCTCCGGGCCCCGATCAGGTCAAAGTGCGCTCTCCTCGGGCGCTTCTCACACCGGCTGGCCGCCAGGCTGCCCTCTCCACCTGGAAGGGGGACCCCCACGCAGTCCTGCGGGCGCGATAG
- a CDS encoding methyltransferase domain-containing protein produces the protein MSRTERDNEENLPPPPLVSPELYDDDYYLTTCAGSDEWRGSGGAAVAGVYVGSLQRAHLQPGEVLVDIGTGRGELLAVAVESGAGRAVGVEYSPAAVRLTSETIRVHGVGDRAEVLLADARRIPLDDGTADLVTMLDVVEHLAPRELDQTLSEAFRVLRPGGRILAHTFPSRTIYDVTYRLQRGLHPRRRRTWPVQPRVEYELLMHVNEQTVATMRRSLRRAGFSQCRGRLGEWVYTDFVPEERAKQLYRRLAHIPLVNRLGVANIWGEGVKP, from the coding sequence GTGAGCCGAACCGAACGAGACAACGAGGAGAACCTGCCTCCGCCGCCGTTGGTCTCCCCAGAGCTCTACGACGACGACTACTACCTCACGACGTGTGCCGGCAGTGATGAATGGCGCGGCTCCGGCGGAGCGGCCGTCGCGGGTGTCTACGTGGGCTCCCTGCAGCGAGCCCACCTTCAACCCGGAGAGGTGCTGGTCGACATCGGCACCGGCCGCGGCGAGCTCCTGGCGGTCGCAGTCGAGTCGGGTGCTGGTCGAGCCGTGGGCGTCGAGTACTCGCCGGCGGCGGTCCGCCTCACGTCGGAGACGATCCGGGTCCATGGAGTCGGCGACCGAGCCGAGGTCCTGTTGGCAGACGCGCGACGAATACCGCTCGACGATGGGACTGCCGACCTGGTGACGATGCTCGACGTAGTCGAGCATCTTGCCCCCCGCGAGCTCGACCAGACGCTGAGTGAGGCCTTCCGCGTCTTGCGCCCCGGGGGAAGGATCCTCGCGCACACCTTCCCGAGTCGAACGATCTACGACGTCACCTACCGCCTCCAGCGAGGGCTCCATCCCCGAAGGCGCCGCACGTGGCCTGTTCAGCCGAGGGTGGAGTACGAGCTGTTGATGCATGTCAACGAGCAGACAGTCGCGACGATGCGCCGCTCCCTGCGCAGAGCTGGCTTCTCACAGTGTCGAGGCCGGCTCGGGGAATGGGTCTACACGGACTTCGTCCCGGAGGAGAGGGCCAAGCAGCTCTACCGCCGCCTGGCCCACATACCCCTTGTCAACCGTCTGGGTGTGGCAAACATCTGGGGTGAGGGAGTCAAACCGTGA
- a CDS encoding glycosyltransferase, with product MRDWGLPSERFVPELVGSSRATRAIVVCGRRAGVTGGRLRTYEVGALASRVAEQRQRRLRRGSIAVIAVAERARILHAHLGYWAAEAAVVARRLNRPLVVSLHGHDLLVEGPAMEEPHALLEADVVIVPSAYLANAAVNFGIREDRLRIIPSGVDLSRLRFAERRPSAGPVVVTFAGRFVEKKGVLDAARALALVQEQRPDVEARFVGYGPLEGQLRRLLADLGLRAQIWDGASPDAVVTAFADTHLVLTPSRTAPDGDAESLGLVNLEALASGIPVVTTQHGGIPEAVCSQAAALVPERDVIALAAAISDLLATPDRWPAMGRAGRAHVSQNFDPAARAAEVEDLYLALLQSFKRADRPRLRLTG from the coding sequence ATGAGAGACTGGGGGCTGCCCTCGGAGCGCTTCGTTCCCGAGCTCGTTGGCTCGTCCAGGGCGACTCGTGCCATCGTGGTCTGTGGCCGGCGGGCCGGGGTGACGGGCGGCCGATTGCGCACCTACGAGGTCGGTGCGCTCGCCAGCCGGGTCGCCGAGCAGCGACAGAGGCGGCTGCGGAGGGGATCCATCGCCGTCATAGCCGTGGCTGAGCGGGCCCGGATCCTGCACGCCCACCTCGGATACTGGGCGGCTGAGGCGGCCGTCGTGGCTCGGAGGCTCAACCGTCCGCTCGTCGTCTCACTTCACGGCCATGACCTCCTCGTGGAGGGCCCAGCGATGGAGGAGCCTCATGCGCTCCTCGAGGCCGACGTGGTGATCGTCCCGTCGGCGTACCTGGCGAACGCGGCGGTCAATTTCGGGATCCGCGAGGATCGCCTTCGGATCATCCCGTCCGGGGTCGACCTCTCTCGGCTCCGGTTCGCCGAGCGCCGTCCTTCCGCTGGCCCAGTCGTCGTCACGTTCGCCGGTCGCTTCGTGGAGAAGAAGGGGGTGCTCGACGCCGCTCGCGCACTGGCTCTCGTCCAGGAACAGAGGCCCGACGTGGAGGCCCGGTTCGTGGGATACGGCCCGTTGGAGGGCCAGCTGCGGCGACTCCTTGCCGATCTCGGCCTTCGTGCCCAGATCTGGGACGGGGCATCCCCTGATGCTGTTGTGACGGCCTTTGCGGACACCCACCTCGTTTTGACGCCGAGCCGTACTGCGCCGGACGGCGACGCTGAGAGCCTGGGGCTTGTGAACCTCGAGGCGCTCGCAAGTGGGATCCCGGTGGTGACCACACAGCACGGAGGGATACCGGAAGCCGTCTGCTCCCAGGCGGCCGCGCTCGTGCCGGAGAGGGACGTCATTGCCTTGGCGGCAGCGATAAGCGACCTGCTCGCCACCCCCGACCGCTGGCCGGCGATGGGACGGGCGGGGCGGGCCCACGTGTCCCAGAACTTCGATCCCGCCGCTCGGGCAGCCGAGGTCGAGGATCTCTACCTCGCACTCCTCCAGAGCTTCAAACGCGCCGACCGCCCCCGCCTTCGCTTGACGGGCTGA
- a CDS encoding 2OG-Fe(II) oxygenase: MIETMFSLDVERLAAIAAEHRNQYRSAAPYPHVVIDDFLPERVLDEVVAEFPTPDRAHWWRFDSETERKLASTDHSIMGSSTRSLLAQLNGAAFIDLLQDLTGIPGLVPDPHLFGGGLHQIERGGYLEVHADFNLHPVTHLERRLNVLVYLNRDWQESWAGALELWGADMARCEARIQPVFNRCVIFSTTATSFHGHPSPLACPEGVTRRSLALYYYALPATTAAEPARNTLFPREQRPRARGDSLRRWGKELAPPLVVRSIRQLRGARRGAHAS, translated from the coding sequence TTGATCGAGACCATGTTCAGCCTTGACGTCGAGCGGCTCGCAGCGATAGCTGCCGAACACCGCAACCAATACCGCTCAGCCGCTCCGTATCCTCACGTCGTCATCGACGACTTCCTCCCGGAACGAGTGCTCGACGAGGTCGTGGCTGAGTTCCCGACACCGGACCGCGCCCACTGGTGGCGGTTCGACAGCGAGACGGAGCGCAAGCTCGCCTCTACGGATCACTCGATCATGGGCTCGTCTACTCGCAGCCTGCTCGCCCAGCTCAACGGGGCGGCGTTCATCGACCTCCTCCAGGACCTCACCGGGATCCCCGGGCTCGTTCCCGACCCACATCTCTTCGGTGGTGGCCTCCACCAGATCGAGCGTGGCGGCTACCTCGAGGTGCACGCCGACTTCAACCTCCACCCGGTTACCCACCTGGAGCGGCGGCTCAACGTGCTCGTCTACCTCAACCGCGACTGGCAAGAGAGCTGGGCGGGGGCACTCGAGCTGTGGGGGGCCGACATGGCCCGGTGCGAGGCTCGGATCCAGCCCGTGTTCAACCGGTGCGTGATCTTCAGCACCACGGCCACCTCGTTTCACGGCCACCCGTCTCCATTGGCCTGTCCCGAAGGCGTGACCCGCAGGTCCCTTGCCCTCTACTACTACGCCCTGCCGGCCACGACCGCAGCCGAGCCGGCTCGCAATACGCTGTTCCCCAGGGAACAGAGGCCTCGCGCCAGGGGTGACTCGCTCCGTAGGTGGGGAAAGGAGCTCGCACCTCCGCTCGTCGTCCGCTCGATCCGGCAGCTCCGCGGCGCAAGGCGCGGGGCACACGCCTCGTAG
- a CDS encoding glycosyltransferase: MEREPTATQPRATDLSVIIPTRDRWSILGRTLEALGRQTVSGFETIVVVDGTDQRPPALGDVRIVVQDHRGPGAARNTGVRATDRSLVLFLGDDMVPSAEMIERHLAGHRTHGRLCDAVLGHVDWHRDVPRNRVARWLDSSGTQFDYPNIDGEEAGWGRFYSCNASLKRSFFLDAGGFDEDFEFDYEDLDCAYRMDQRGLVLWYEPGAVAYHLHPYDFERLARRYESRARAERMMEAKHPWFSPWFANLILAADAERHVSHLWPLVADRVPKQWARASQVAQRRESTWFHQQLASRFLAVWEGEEDLADLKAYLGDEFDLQTLWSHENAVDEEERRAPDEGTFYRTSDMYLYDLTAFAMTGTKRPYLAALRQCVPAPARVLDYGCGIGSDGLRLTPGGYQMAFADFDNPSTRYLRWRLRRRGIDAPVYDLDREVPGGFDAVYAFDVIEHTDDPLSFLREVERLAEVVAVNLLEPDPADTHLHRPLPIGTILDRATEGGLLHYRKYHRRSHLVIYRSAGFNRLRSRGERLIGATAAHLDGFGPRIRQVLTG; this comes from the coding sequence ATGGAACGGGAGCCGACGGCGACCCAGCCACGGGCGACCGATCTGTCTGTCATCATCCCGACGCGCGACCGCTGGTCGATTCTCGGCAGGACGCTCGAGGCTCTTGGTCGCCAGACGGTGTCGGGGTTCGAGACCATAGTCGTGGTCGACGGGACAGATCAGCGCCCTCCGGCCCTTGGTGATGTGCGGATCGTCGTACAGGACCACAGGGGTCCGGGGGCGGCAAGGAATACGGGAGTGCGGGCCACCGACCGGTCCCTCGTCCTGTTTCTCGGTGACGACATGGTCCCGAGCGCTGAGATGATCGAGCGCCACCTGGCCGGGCACCGAACCCATGGGAGACTCTGCGATGCCGTGCTTGGACACGTCGACTGGCACCGGGACGTCCCTCGAAATCGCGTGGCACGCTGGTTGGACTCTTCGGGGACGCAGTTCGACTATCCGAACATCGATGGCGAGGAGGCGGGCTGGGGCCGGTTCTACTCCTGCAACGCATCCCTCAAGCGCTCGTTCTTCCTTGATGCCGGGGGCTTCGACGAGGACTTCGAGTTCGACTACGAGGACCTTGATTGCGCCTACCGCATGGACCAGCGGGGCCTCGTGCTCTGGTACGAGCCCGGTGCCGTCGCCTACCACCTCCATCCTTACGACTTCGAACGGCTGGCCCGCCGGTACGAGAGCAGGGCTCGTGCCGAGCGGATGATGGAAGCGAAGCACCCCTGGTTCTCCCCGTGGTTCGCCAATCTCATCCTCGCTGCCGACGCCGAGCGCCACGTATCGCACTTGTGGCCGCTCGTTGCCGACCGTGTGCCGAAGCAGTGGGCCCGGGCCTCGCAGGTGGCCCAGCGTCGCGAGAGCACCTGGTTTCATCAGCAGCTGGCGAGCCGGTTTCTCGCCGTGTGGGAAGGCGAAGAAGACCTTGCCGATCTCAAGGCGTATCTGGGCGACGAGTTTGACCTCCAGACGCTGTGGAGCCACGAGAACGCCGTCGACGAGGAGGAGCGCCGGGCACCCGATGAGGGGACTTTCTATCGAACCAGCGACATGTACCTCTACGACCTGACCGCCTTTGCGATGACTGGAACGAAACGTCCGTATCTGGCAGCGCTCCGCCAGTGTGTACCCGCGCCCGCTCGAGTCCTCGACTACGGCTGCGGAATTGGAAGCGACGGTCTGCGCCTGACTCCCGGCGGCTATCAGATGGCCTTCGCCGATTTCGACAACCCGAGCACCCGCTATTTGCGGTGGCGGCTGCGGCGACGGGGGATCGACGCACCCGTCTACGATCTTGACAGGGAGGTGCCGGGAGGTTTCGACGCCGTTTACGCGTTCGATGTCATCGAGCACACCGATGACCCGTTGAGCTTTCTACGCGAAGTCGAACGGCTCGCCGAGGTTGTCGCTGTCAACCTCCTGGAGCCTGACCCCGCCGATACTCACCTGCACAGGCCGCTCCCGATCGGAACCATCCTCGACAGGGCCACCGAAGGTGGATTGCTGCACTATCGGAAGTATCACCGGCGTTCCCACCTGGTGATCTACCGGTCGGCCGGCTTCAACCGCCTGCGCTCCCGGGGCGAACGACTGATCGGTGCGACGGCCGCTCACCTCGATGGCTTTGGTCCTCGGATTCGACAGGTGCTGACCGGATGA
- a CDS encoding cellulase family glycosylhydrolase gives MSVVRGPLKTEGNLILDGLGHPLTLRGVVSDWLDWQPSIANFSPLDDSSIGRMKQWGANTVRVLLSEEFWNSNDCQFVPSYAANVDRVVESITSRGMVALLNLHNNARHPCQPSNQQRMADYPGSVAFWQSVANRYRTNPLVAFDLYNEPHDITWSQWLNGGTLVDSDGVVWQAAGMQQLYDAVRSQGALNLVFASGNQWGNLPPPDNYLHGFNIVYAAHYYTCSSAPATSCTTPDPYNPAPPGQRLDAWTPTTKGHAVVVTEFGWPDPTSGTYNQNVINWAESRHVGWTAYGWYTGIAGGKAAFGILNDMNTFEPTPSGVPVKAGIEKGLFGLP, from the coding sequence GTGTCGGTCGTGAGAGGACCGCTTAAGACCGAGGGAAACCTCATTCTCGACGGCCTCGGACACCCACTCACGCTGCGTGGCGTTGTCAGTGATTGGTTGGACTGGCAGCCGTCGATCGCGAATTTCTCGCCGCTCGATGACTCGAGCATCGGCCGGATGAAGCAATGGGGCGCCAATACCGTGCGTGTCCTTCTCAGTGAGGAGTTCTGGAACTCCAACGACTGTCAATTCGTGCCTTCCTATGCCGCCAATGTGGACCGTGTCGTGGAGTCGATCACCTCCCGGGGAATGGTTGCTCTGCTCAATCTGCACAACAACGCTCGACACCCATGCCAGCCATCCAACCAGCAGCGGATGGCGGACTACCCTGGCTCGGTTGCGTTCTGGCAATCAGTTGCCAATCGTTACCGGACCAACCCTCTCGTGGCCTTCGATCTGTACAACGAGCCTCACGACATCACCTGGTCGCAATGGCTCAACGGGGGGACCCTCGTCGACTCTGATGGTGTCGTCTGGCAAGCGGCCGGAATGCAGCAGCTGTACGACGCGGTGCGTAGCCAGGGCGCGTTGAACCTGGTCTTCGCCAGCGGTAACCAGTGGGGGAACCTCCCGCCGCCCGACAACTATCTCCATGGGTTCAACATCGTGTACGCGGCCCACTACTACACGTGTTCCAGCGCGCCGGCCACGAGCTGCACGACCCCGGACCCGTACAATCCTGCCCCTCCCGGCCAGCGACTGGACGCATGGACACCGACCACCAAAGGCCACGCGGTAGTGGTGACCGAGTTCGGTTGGCCCGACCCAACGAGCGGTACCTATAACCAGAACGTGATTAACTGGGCCGAGTCCCGACACGTAGGTTGGACGGCCTACGGGTGGTACACCGGGATTGCAGGGGGTAAAGCAGCGTTCGGCATTCTCAATGACATGAACACCTTCGAACCGACGCCTTCCGGAGTTCCAGTCAAGGCAGGTATAGAGAAGGGCTTGTTCGGCCTTCCCTGA
- a CDS encoding GDP-mannose 4,6-dehydratase: MAELVGARVLVTGATGFIGSHLVRRLVDDEAEVHALTSTVSSVYPVRLLDLRERINLHEGSLTDPTAMAVLAETVRPQVVFHLGAYTHVGKSWQRVDECVQTNVHGTVNLLQALASTGYRRFVYTSTSEVYGDVPVPFAEDATVNPLSPYSVSKYAGERFGRMFHLGRGWPIVVVRPFNAYGPAQSPDRIVPEIVVKGLRKERLAMTQGFQTREFNFAEDLADGFVRAATAPGLEGQVVNLGGGQEVSMRDLARTILDLMGNPIAAEFGALPDRPTEIPRMYSDTRKTRDLLGYVPSHSLEAGLERTIAWYRAELDHHSSPFGL, from the coding sequence TTGGCTGAGCTCGTCGGTGCCCGTGTCCTCGTAACAGGCGCCACCGGCTTCATCGGCTCCCACCTCGTTCGCCGACTCGTCGACGATGAGGCAGAGGTTCATGCCCTCACCAGCACCGTATCGTCCGTCTATCCGGTTCGGCTCCTCGATCTGCGGGAGCGGATCAACTTGCACGAGGGCAGCCTGACCGATCCAACTGCAATGGCGGTGCTGGCTGAGACGGTCAGGCCTCAGGTCGTCTTCCATCTTGGCGCCTACACACACGTCGGTAAGTCCTGGCAGCGAGTGGACGAGTGCGTCCAAACCAACGTGCACGGCACCGTGAACCTCCTGCAGGCTCTTGCGTCCACGGGTTACCGACGGTTTGTCTACACGAGCACCAGCGAGGTCTACGGTGACGTGCCCGTTCCCTTCGCCGAGGATGCCACGGTCAACCCGCTCTCGCCCTACTCCGTGAGCAAGTACGCCGGGGAGCGGTTCGGCCGGATGTTCCACCTTGGGAGAGGTTGGCCAATCGTGGTGGTCAGGCCGTTTAACGCGTATGGGCCGGCCCAGAGCCCCGATCGGATAGTCCCGGAGATCGTCGTCAAGGGCCTTAGGAAGGAGCGCCTGGCGATGACCCAGGGCTTCCAAACCCGAGAGTTCAACTTCGCCGAAGACCTGGCGGACGGGTTTGTCCGGGCTGCCACCGCACCTGGCTTGGAGGGTCAGGTCGTCAACCTCGGCGGAGGACAAGAGGTCTCCATGCGCGACCTCGCCAGGACAATCCTCGATCTCATGGGCAACCCGATTGCTGCCGAGTTCGGGGCTCTGCCCGATCGTCCGACCGAGATACCTCGCATGTACAGCGATACCAGGAAGACCAGGGACCTCCTCGGCTACGTCCCCAGCCATTCGCTGGAGGCCGGGCTCGAACGGACGATCGCGTGGTATCGCGCCGAGCTGGATCACCACTCGTCGCCTTTTGGCCTGTAG
- a CDS encoding sugar phosphate nucleotidyltransferase yields the protein MTPATEHPKTVILCGGKGTRAYPHTLELPKPLLQVGDRPILRHLLEIFAGQGFEEFVLAAGFRSDLIVDFAARLPSQWAVEVLDTGVDAGTGRRIAGCRPLVGTTFIATYGDGLGAVDIPALLQFHASHAGAATVTTVPLPSPYGTVECTDESRVVRFVEKPKLVDHWINAGFLVIEERAFEHWAGDDLEREVLPSLAAAGELYAYRHNGFWRSMDTYKDALELSALCSEGDGPWLSSSVPVSS from the coding sequence ATGACACCTGCAACTGAACATCCCAAGACGGTCATCCTCTGCGGGGGTAAGGGGACCCGCGCCTATCCCCACACTCTGGAGTTGCCCAAGCCGCTACTCCAGGTCGGCGACCGCCCGATCCTGAGACACCTCCTGGAGATCTTCGCCGGGCAGGGATTCGAGGAGTTCGTGCTGGCCGCCGGCTTCCGGAGTGACCTAATCGTGGACTTTGCCGCGCGGCTCCCCAGCCAGTGGGCAGTCGAGGTTCTAGATACGGGCGTTGACGCCGGCACTGGCAGGCGGATCGCCGGCTGCCGCCCGCTAGTCGGGACCACCTTCATCGCGACATATGGAGATGGACTGGGAGCAGTCGACATCCCCGCTCTGCTCCAATTCCACGCCTCTCACGCCGGCGCAGCCACGGTGACCACCGTCCCCCTGCCGTCTCCGTACGGCACAGTCGAGTGCACGGATGAGAGTCGCGTCGTTCGGTTCGTGGAGAAACCCAAGCTGGTCGACCACTGGATCAACGCCGGGTTCCTCGTAATCGAGGAGCGGGCGTTCGAGCATTGGGCAGGTGACGACCTCGAGCGGGAAGTTCTTCCGTCCCTCGCCGCCGCGGGCGAGCTGTACGCCTACCGTCATAACGGCTTCTGGCGCTCAATGGACACATACAAAGATGCGCTCGAGCTGAGTGCACTATGTAGCGAAGGAGATGGACCTTGGCTGAGCTCGTCGGTGCCCGTGTCCTCGTAA
- a CDS encoding glycosyltransferase family 4 protein, giving the protein MRRLRVALVHPFSWPEVRRGAERYLHDLGWYLSGAGHEVHVITGTYDHPSVTDEVGVTTHRLRHRTRIPGVKHPFRPADTFGVVAMQALAAKRFDVVHALTPTAAIGARLTGQRVVYTVLGHPTVEQFKQRGGLSLQYFVRGVGAATTVTALSQSAAHATRHLTGRLPEIVAPGVRLDQFTPDLRPRVGPPRILFPADAADARKGVDVTLAAVARLIDRRPDARLILAGPGDPSWATKGDGPHGPRAVATLALGATDVLGVGELGEMPRRYRDATVTVLPSLHEAFGLVLAESMACGTPVVGSAAGGIAEVVDRPEVGATVPYGDVAALASALDHVIDLAASPATPAHCARHARRWDWKEVIGPAHENVYEATTASRRSFRIPAHDTCN; this is encoded by the coding sequence GTGAGGCGACTCCGCGTCGCTCTGGTACATCCATTCTCGTGGCCCGAGGTCCGTCGAGGCGCTGAACGCTACCTGCACGATCTTGGCTGGTACCTCTCGGGGGCGGGTCATGAGGTCCACGTGATCACGGGCACTTATGATCATCCCTCAGTCACCGATGAGGTAGGCGTGACCACCCATCGCCTCCGGCACCGCACCCGGATCCCCGGAGTGAAGCACCCGTTCAGGCCTGCCGACACATTCGGGGTCGTGGCCATGCAAGCGCTCGCCGCCAAACGCTTCGACGTTGTCCACGCCCTCACCCCGACGGCCGCGATCGGAGCGCGACTCACAGGTCAGCGCGTCGTCTACACCGTCCTCGGCCATCCGACTGTGGAGCAGTTCAAGCAGCGGGGCGGCTTGTCTCTTCAGTACTTCGTACGAGGCGTCGGCGCGGCGACGACGGTGACCGCCCTCAGCCAGTCCGCAGCTCACGCGACAAGGCATCTGACCGGCCGGCTGCCAGAGATTGTGGCGCCCGGAGTTCGCCTGGATCAATTCACACCGGATCTCCGTCCTCGCGTTGGACCGCCGCGGATCCTCTTCCCGGCAGATGCGGCCGACGCGCGCAAGGGCGTGGACGTCACCCTGGCCGCTGTGGCCCGGCTCATTGACCGCCGGCCAGACGCCCGGCTGATCCTCGCAGGTCCCGGCGACCCCTCGTGGGCGACCAAAGGCGATGGCCCGCATGGTCCGCGTGCCGTCGCAACGCTGGCGCTGGGAGCAACAGACGTGCTGGGCGTCGGGGAGCTGGGAGAGATGCCACGTCGCTACCGCGATGCGACGGTGACGGTGTTACCGTCACTTCACGAGGCGTTCGGACTCGTGCTCGCTGAATCGATGGCGTGTGGCACGCCAGTGGTCGGGAGCGCCGCTGGAGGCATCGCGGAGGTCGTCGACCGACCTGAGGTCGGCGCGACAGTCCCCTACGGGGACGTGGCTGCGCTGGCGTCAGCGCTTGACCACGTGATCGACCTGGCCGCAAGTCCGGCCACGCCAGCCCACTGTGCCCGACACGCCCGTCGTTGGGACTGGAAGGAGGTCATCGGCCCCGCCCACGAGAATGTCTACGAAGCCACCACGGCCAGTCGTCGGTCGTTTCGGATCCCTGCCCATGACACCTGCAACTGA
- a CDS encoding glycoside hydrolase family 5 protein — MAILFWHATQNAVDYVDSPLLTTTPSGSPAVIGPLHTAGNQILDANGRAVVLRGIQRYGLESDGPDPNFNENDIAHAKQWGANLVRVSLGEERWLAGSCGYDPAYTTKVDNIVKWVTQLGMVAVLDLHFNAIAPCSRPGLQEMADAPNAITFWRQVAQRYRSNPLVAFELYNEPHDISDAVWRNGGPVNQAGVTFVAAGMQQLYDAVRSQAANNLVFVSGNQWATQFPSTAPLAGYNIVYGVHAYTCPANPPPTCGSSDPYDPPALLNPWVSVATRVPVMITEFGWPDRNDGRYMANVIKFAQVHGWGWVAFAWDGSTSGQFDLLADVGPDANYVPTPSGMAVLGGLLSGEPQQTR, encoded by the coding sequence ATGGCAATCCTGTTCTGGCACGCAACCCAAAATGCCGTCGACTACGTCGACTCTCCCCTACTCACGACGACCCCATCGGGCTCGCCAGCCGTGATCGGCCCTCTCCACACGGCCGGCAATCAGATCCTCGATGCCAACGGCCGTGCTGTCGTCCTACGGGGCATACAACGGTACGGGCTCGAGTCGGACGGCCCCGACCCGAACTTCAACGAGAACGACATCGCCCACGCCAAGCAGTGGGGGGCCAACCTCGTCCGGGTCTCCCTGGGGGAGGAGCGCTGGCTGGCTGGCAGCTGCGGTTACGATCCCGCCTACACCACAAAAGTCGACAATATCGTCAAATGGGTCACGCAGCTGGGCATGGTTGCGGTGCTCGACCTCCATTTCAACGCCATCGCTCCCTGCTCGAGACCCGGGCTCCAGGAGATGGCCGATGCCCCAAACGCCATCACGTTCTGGCGGCAGGTGGCGCAGCGATACCGCTCTAACCCACTGGTCGCGTTCGAGCTCTACAACGAGCCTCATGACATCTCCGACGCCGTCTGGCGGAATGGAGGTCCCGTCAACCAGGCGGGCGTGACATTTGTCGCCGCAGGCATGCAGCAGCTCTACGACGCCGTGCGGAGCCAGGCGGCGAACAACCTCGTCTTCGTCAGCGGCAACCAATGGGCGACGCAGTTTCCGAGCACAGCCCCACTCGCTGGCTACAACATCGTGTACGGCGTCCATGCGTACACTTGTCCCGCCAATCCGCCGCCCACCTGCGGCAGCTCTGATCCCTACGATCCCCCGGCCCTCCTTAATCCCTGGGTGTCGGTCGCTACCCGGGTTCCGGTCATGATCACCGAGTTCGGCTGGCCGGATCGCAATGACGGTCGGTACATGGCGAATGTCATCAAATTCGCTCAGGTCCACGGGTGGGGCTGGGTGGCATTTGCCTGGGACGGCAGCACATCGGGTCAGTTCGATCTGCTGGCCGACGTGGGCCCTGACGCCAACTACGTGCCCACCCCGTCGGGGATGGCCGTACTGGGAGGTTTGCTCAGCGGGGAGCCCCAGCAGACTCGCTAA